Genomic segment of Synechococcus sp. A18-25c:
GGGTCTTGAGCTTGGGCATGTCTCTGGCAGCGCGTGGCACAAACGACAACCATAGAACCTCACCCTCCCCCCAGCCAAACCTCCGGTTCCGGTTCATGCTCAGGTCATCTCCTCCATCGATAGCGATGCCATGGCGATGAACCGGTCCGTTCGAGCCGTGCGCAGTGTCGTTCCATGGGTGGTGTTTCCGCTTCTGGCGGCTGCGGGTTGTCGCGCTCAGGACGTTCGTGGCCCCGTGGTTCAGCCGCCTGCGCCAGTTGCTCCGACCCATCGCAGCGTGCCCCAGCCGCCCTCGGCGCGAAATGCCGTGCTCTGGGTGTCCCTGGACGACCATCTCGGTCGGGGCACGATGCCTGACCGTTCGGCTTCGCCATTGATCCTCACCACGGCAGGCGCGCAACCCTTGCAATTGCAGGATTGGGCAGGGAAGCCTCTGGAGACGGCTAACACGCTGCGCTTCAGCTGGCGATTAGTGGCCTTGACAGAACCGTTGGAGATCGCTCGGCGTGTCGCAGGCCCATACGCCAGTTTCGAGTCGGCGGATCGTGTTGCATCTCGTTGGCGGGATCAAGGGGTGGAGGCTCGGGTCGCCCATCCCGAGGAGTGGGAAGTGTGGGTTCCCTCCGATGCCCCGGATCTCATCGGAGTGAGCCTGCGCGATGTACGGGAACGCATTGTTGATGTGGTGCAACCGGTGCTGGAGGGTTTCAGTGGGGGCCGCACTTTGGACGGGCCGTTGCAGGTGATCGCCCCCGATGGCCTCCGCTGGGACGGAGGTGTTCTGCGCGGTCCTTTCCGGTTGCAAGCGGACGCTTACGGCAGCTGGACATTCCTTGAACAGCTCCCGGTGGAGCGCTATCTCGAAGGTGTCGTTCCCCACGAGATTGGGGCTGGATCACCGCCGGCAGCTCTGCAGGCCCAGGCCGTGCTGGCGCGCACCTGGGCGCTGGCCAACAGCCATCGTTTCGGCTTGGACGGCTACCACCTGTGCAGCGACACTCAATGTCAGGTGTACAGCGATCCGCGCCAAGCCAGTGAATCGGTGCG
This window contains:
- a CDS encoding SpoIID/LytB domain-containing protein, which translates into the protein MNRSVRAVRSVVPWVVFPLLAAAGCRAQDVRGPVVQPPAPVAPTHRSVPQPPSARNAVLWVSLDDHLGRGTMPDRSASPLILTTAGAQPLQLQDWAGKPLETANTLRFSWRLVALTEPLEIARRVAGPYASFESADRVASRWRDQGVEARVAHPEEWEVWVPSDAPDLIGVSLRDVRERIVDVVQPVLEGFSGGRTLDGPLQVIAPDGLRWDGGVLRGPFRLQADAYGSWTFLEQLPVERYLEGVVPHEIGAGSPPAALQAQAVLARTWALANSHRFGLDGYHLCSDTQCQVYSDPRQASESVREAIRATSGQVLQLDSQPIQAWYHATNGGVSAGAEEAWSMDPLPYVQARADGSSDWVGSITLPIQSAEDVRLLLNRWDGAFGAGHPRFRWNRLYTAGQLSRALAAAGQGDALPTALRAVSRGPSGRVLALEMDREGGAAPVTLRLDAIRRTLRRLPSTLFVIQPEGAGAWRFQGGGFGHGVGLSQAGAIDLAGRGWTAERILDHYYPGTKLVPLAPAPETTPAQAP